One genomic region from Phragmites australis chromosome 1, lpPhrAust1.1, whole genome shotgun sequence encodes:
- the LOC133920494 gene encoding mannan endo-1,4-beta-mannosidase 2-like, translating to MAVGSGLALYHILGVATCVALLYFSFGEVDLRHLSLPSVPAGSSSRAAMAAPFVERRGARLFLDGRPFYVNGWNSYWLMDQAVEPRTRNRVDRMFRAAAEMGLTVCRTWAFNDGAYNALQLAPGRFDERVFKALDRVVAEAGRHGVRLILSLANNLEAYGGKTQYVRWAWEEGVGLSASNDSFFFDPAIRDYFKVYLKTLLTRKNHLTGVEYRDDPSILAWELMNEPRCNTDPSGDTLQRWMEEMAAYVKSIDKRHLLTVGTEGFYGPTSPQGKVSVNPGYWHGNYGSDFIRNANISDIDFASIHLYPDNWLPHAKLDGKLKFVTQWITSHVEDGDKELGKPVLTTEFGLSHGVQGFDHSHRDVFYKAVFDIVYESAIRGGAGAGAFVWQLAVEGMEEFHDDFAVVPSERPSLYRLIKAQSCRLAKLRHGEGDEAKRTLSVCAGLL from the exons ATGGCGGTGGGCAGCGGCCTGGCCCTGTACCACATCCTCGGCGTGGCCACCTGCGTGGCGCTGCTCTACTTCTCCTTCGGCGAGGTGGACCTTCGCCACCTCTCCCTCCcgtccgtgcccgccggctcttCCTCCCGCGCGGCCATGGCAGCGCCCTTCGTGGagcggcgcggcgcgcggcTGTTTCTGGACGGCCGGCCGTTCTACGTGAACGGGTGGAACTCCTACTGGCTCATGGACCAGGCCGTGGAGCCGCGCACCCGGAACCGCGTGGACCGCATGttccgcgccgccgccgagatGGGCCTCACCGTGTGCCGCACCTGGGCCTTCAACGACGGCGCCTACAACGCCCTCCAGCTCGCCCCCGGCCGCTTCGACGAGCGCGTCTTCAAG GCGCTGGACCGGGTGGTCGCAGAGGCGGGGCGGCACGGGGTGCGGCTGATCTTGAGCCTGGCGAACAACCTGGAGGCGTACGGCGGGAAGACGCAGTACGTGCGGTGGGCGTGGGAGGAGGGCGTCGGCCTCTCCGCCTCCAACGACTCCTTCTTCTTCGACCCTGCCATTCGCGACTACTTCAAAGTCTACCTCAAG ACGCTGCTGACGAGGAAGAACCACTTGACAGGGGTGGAGTACAGGGACGACCCCTCCATCCTCGCGTGGGAGCTGATGAACGAGCCCAGGTGCAACACGGACCCGTCCGGCGACACGCTGCAG CGTTGGATGGaggagatggcggcgtacgtgaaATCGATCGACAAGAGGCATCTGCTCACCGTCGGCACCGAGGGGTTCTATGGCCCGACGAGCCCCCAGGGCAAGGTGAGCGTCAATCCGGGGTATTGGCACGGCAATTACGGTTCGGACTTCATTCGCAACGCCAACATTTCAGACATCGACTTCGCTTCCATCCATCTATACCCTGACAACTG GCTGCCGCACGCCAAGCTCGATGGGAAGCTCAAGTTCGTGACCCAGTGGATCACCTCCCACGTTGAGGACGGGGACAAGGAGCTGGGCAAGCCCGTCCTCACCACCGAGTTCGGCCTGTCGCACGGTGTCCAGGGCTTCGACCACTCGCACCGGGACGTCTTCTACAAGGCCGTCTTCGACATCGTCTACGAGTCGGCCATccggggcggcgccggcgccggtgccTTCGTGTGGCAGCTCGCCGTGGAGGGCATGGAGGAGTTCCACGACGACTTCGCGGTCGTGCCCAGCGAGAGGCCGTCACTGTACAGGCTGATCAAGGCGCAGTCGTGCAGGCTGGCGAAGCTGAGGCACGGTGAGGGAGACGAGGCGAAGCGGACGCTGTCGGTGTGTGCCGGTTTGCTGTAG